The following is a genomic window from Hymenobacter chitinivorans DSM 11115.
GCGCCGGGGCATGAAACTGCTGGTTGAGAATAGGCTGCACGCTGGGGCCGGCTTGGCCGTTGCCAGCGGCTTTGCCAGCAGCAACGCCATCGGCGGAGGCGGCAGATTTCTTGGGGGCCGCGGCCTTGGTGGCAGCGGGCTTCTTGGTGGTGTTGGTAGTAGCCATTAGTAGGTAGAGTAGCGGAAAAATGATTGGCCGCCGAGGCAGCCGCTGCAAGGCTTTACGAGTGCTGCCGCGCTAGGTTCGGGGTTTTGTTGCCGCTTCCAGGCTCAACCGTAGCTGCGGACCCAAATCCAGGCTTACCTTCAGCCCGGTATCCGGTTACTACAGCTCTTTATTTCTATGGCGTCGCACGTTCACCCCCACCCCCACCCCGAAGACCACCTGACCAGCTCGGCCATGCTGCAGGACATCGTCATTGGCCTCTCCGACGGGCTGACCGTGCCCTTTGCCCTGGCCGCGGGCCTGAGCGGGGCCGTGCAGTCGTCGGCGCTGGTGATTACGGCCGGGCTGGCCGAAATCGTGGCCGGCTCCATTGCCATGGGCCTGGGCGGCTACCTGGCCGGCCGCACCGAGGTAGACCACTACGCGGCCGAGCTGGCCCGCGAGTACCGGGAAGTGCGGGAAGTGCCCGAGGTGGAGCGGGCCGAAGTGCGCGACCTGCTGGCCGAAATCGGCTTGTCGGAAACCACCCGGGAGCTGGCCGTGCGGGAACTCACCGCCGACCCCGAGCAGTGGGTAAAGTTCATGATGAAGTACGAGCTGGGCCTGGAGAAGCCCGACCCGCGGCAGGCGCCCAAAAGCGCCGCCACCATCAGCCTGGCCTACGCCGCCGGGGGCCTCATCCCGCTGAGTGCCTACTTTTTTACGGCGACGCCCACCGAGGGCCTGCTGTGGTCGGCCGTTATTACCCTGGTCTGTTTGCTGCTGTTTGGCTACCTGAAAAGCCGGCTCACCGGGCAGCCGCCCCTCACCGGGGCCCTGAAGATGGCCGGCATCGGAGCATTGGCCGCCGGGGCGGCTTTTTTCGTGGCCCGGCAGTTTAGTGAGTAAATTAGCTTTCCGCCCTCGGCCGGCAGAATTTTAGTACGGCCGGGGCCGTTTTTTCGCCGGCGGCCGGCGGCTAGCCGTAGCACTATTCATTTCGGTCCCTAACCTTCCCTGCCATGGCCTTCCCTTTCTTCGGCGACGATAAATCGAAAATTGCGCAAATGCTGGCCACCCTGCCCCAGCAGGGCCGGGTGGAATGGATTGGTATCCGGCCGGTGCGCCGCGAGCCGCTGGTGAGTGTGCCCGAAGTGGAGGTGCTCACCGATGCCCGCCTGCAGGGCGACCATGCCCGGGTGAAAACCGGCGGCAAGCGGCAAGTGACGCTGGTGCAGCACGAGCACCTGATGGCCGTGGCGGGCTTTTTGGGTCAGCCGACGCCCGTAGACCCCGGCCGCCTACGCCGCAATCTGGTCGTCAGCGGCCTGAATTTGCTGGCCCTGAAAAACCGGCGGGTGCAGTTCGGGGAGGAAGTTATCCTCGAAATCACCGGCGAGTGCCACCCCTGCTCCCGCATGGAGGAAGAGCTGGGACCCGGCGGCTATAACGCCATGCGGGGCCACGGCGGCCTCACGGCCCGCATCATCCGGGGCGGCCTACTACGCGTGGGCGACGCCGTGCTGGTGCTGCCCGCCGAAGCGCCGGCCGCCGACCAGTAAGCAAACGATTTACGGCTAACTGAATAAAAGCTGGCCCTAAGCAACGGCAAACCAACTTTTCGAATTTTCAAACGTTTTTACTTTTTGTTTGAAACAATAAATAGTCAGCTTACTTTTGTCGCATCATGACAGAAAAACGGGACGACAAGCGTAATCAGATTCTGCAGGCGGCGGCCCAATGCTTCAGCCGGTTCGGCTACGACAAAACCACCCTGCAGGACATCGGCGACGCGGCCCGGCTCAACAAGGCTTCGCTGTATTACTACTACAAAAACAAGGAAGACCTCTTCATTCAGGTGGTGCTGCGCGAGGCGGAGCGCTACCTGAGCGCCTTGCAAGAGCAGGTGCAGCCCCTGACCCGGGCCACCGACAAAATCCTAGCCTACCTCACCGGCCGCCTCGACTATTACCGGCTGGTGCTGAATCTGCACCAGCTCAGCATCGAGAGCCTGCAGCGCCTGGAGCCCATGTTCGACGACGTGTACCAGGCCGTGCGCGAGCAGGAGCTGGCCTTTCTCGGCGAGCTGCTGCGGGAGGGCGTCGCCGACCGGGAGTTTCTGAAGCTACAGCCCGAGCGCGCCGCCGACGCCCTGCTGGCCGTGGCCGACGGCCTGAAGCACGAGGCCGTGCAACGCTCCCGCACCCGCTTTGCCCACGAGGTAGACTACGGCCCGGTGCAGGAGAAAATGACCTACACCCTGACGCTGCTGCTCAACGGCCTGCGGAAGTAGATGGTAGTTGTTCGTTGTCAGTTGTTAGGACAGAAAACAAACAACTGACAACTGACAACTGACAACGAACAACTGACAACGAACAACTGACAACTGACAACTCCCTACTCCTCTCCGGTGGCTTGGGGGAAGTCGTTGCGGGACCATTCGCTCCAGGAGCCCACGTAGAGGCGGGGAATGGGCAGGCCGGCCTGGTCGAAGGCCAGCAGAGTGTGGCAGGCCGTGACGCCCGAGCCGCAGTGCACAATGACCTGCTCCGGGGTGCGGGCACTCAGTACCTGTTCGTATTTCTGGCGCAGCTCGGCCGCGGGCAAGTACCGCCCCGCTTCGTCAAGGTTGCCGGCGAAAGGCACGTTGACGGCCCCGGGAATGTGGCCGGCCACCAAGTCGATGGGCTCGGTTTCGCCGCGGTAGCGCGGGGCCTCGCGCACGTCGATAATCAGGGCCGAGCCGGTTTCGGAAGCTTCCCGGACTTTATCGGTGGGCGCCAGCGGCAGCTGCCAACCCGTGACCGGGTAGGGCGCCACGGGGTTGGCCTGCTCGGCAGCAGCGGTAGGTTCGAAGCCGGCGGCCAGGGCGGCGGGCAGGCCCCCATCCAGCACCTGCACGGCCGCGTGGCCGGCGCTGCGCAGCATCCACCAGGTGCGGGCCGCGGCGTTGGCCCCGCTTTTATCGTCGTACACCACCACGGGCGTCTCGGGCGTAATGCCCAGGCAGCCCAGCAGGTGGGCAAAGTCCTTGACCGGGGGCAGCGGATGCCGGCCGCCCTGGGCCGCATCGGCGGTGGGCCGGGCCAGGTCCTGCTCCAGATCCACGAACAGGGCACCGGGCAGGTGGGCCGCCTGGTAGCGGGCCCGGGCCTCGGGCCCCGAGCGGGCATCGAGCAGAACAAGAGTTTCGGAAGCCTGGCGCTGGCGGAGTTCGGGGGCAGAAATCAGGGGCTGCATGCGGGGAAAACGAGAGTGGGAAGAGCAGTAGCCGCGGAGCACGGCCGCGGGCCGGGGCACAAGATAGATGTTGCCGGCAATTCTACACTGCGCCTCGCTCGGCCTTTTTCCCGGCCTACCACCCGCCGGCGGACCAAACCGGCCACGGGGCTAAGCGCGGGCTTAGTCGGGCTGGGACGGCACCGACTCGGGCCGGGGCGTGGAGGCGCGGTGGGCCAGCTTGTACATCACGCTCAGCACCAGGTTATTTTTGGCCGACGTGCTCAGGGGCGTCAGCTGGCCCTGTTGCAGGCGGGGCTGGCTGTAGTTGGCCTGCCGGAGCCAGCCCAGCTGCAGGTTCAGGTGGGCGCTAAACTGGTAGCCCAGGCCGGCGTACACGCGGTTCCGCTCAAATACGGGCCCCTTAGGATTCAGGAAAATCTCGTCGTAGACCGATAGGAAGGCGGTGTGGTCGGTGATGGTGCGCTTGTTCAGGGGCAGAAAGGCGTTGAGCCGATAGCGCAGGCGCTGCCGAAACGCGGTGCTGTCCTCGGCCTTGTAGGTCAGCCAGCGTTGCTCTATCCGGTAGCGGTGCTCCAGCTTGAGGCGACTCAGAAACTGGTTGATGACCAGCTGCTGCCACAGGCGCTTTTCCACGTTGATGGGCCCCGGCGCGGCAAAGGTGCCGTAGCGCCCCCCACCCAGCAGCACGGTGAAGTTCTTGTCCAGATCGTAGCTCAGGCCGCCCTTGAGCTCGTTGTAGAAGTACTGCCGAAACAAACCATTGGAACGGGCCTGCACTTCCACGTAGCCCCCCCACTTTTTCTCCACGCTGCCCGGCAGCACGAGCGTGCCGATGTACCAGTTGCCCCAGGTACCGGGCGTTTGGGCACGGGCGGTGTGGTGGCTGACTAGGCCCCCGAGGGCCGCTACTACGCACAGGGCTTTGTTCATCGGGCAGGAGGTGGTTAAGCCGCGAAGGTAAGCCCCGAACCCGGAAACCCGCATACCGCGCCCCGGATTACCCAGATTGCCTCGCCCTACTGCCCGAGCCGGTCCACGTCGGTCAGCTCGCCTTTGTTGAGCATGATGCGCAGGTCGAGGTTGGTCAGCGGGAAGGACTCCTGGGCGTAGCGCTCCGGGAAGTTGAGCTGCTGGAGCGGGTGGGCGTCGTCGGTGACGTACTCATTGGCCACCAGCTCCACCCCGTTGCCCTGGGCGCCCACCACTTTCAGCAGGGAATACTGGGCGTGGCCGGTGCTGTCGGCGCTACGGATGGTGTAGACGTCGCCCACCTGGGGTGCGGCCACGTAGGCAGCAGTGTCGCGCTCATCCTGGTTGTTGGCCAGCAGGCCCCATCCGAGGCCGGCCCCCAGCACCGCCAGCCCCGACCACTGCCACCACGGGGCCCGGGTTTCCTTTTTCAGGCGGCGCAGCGCCTGCTGTACTTCCCCGGCCCCGGGGGGCAGCTCACTGGCTTCCCAGGCGCCGCCGCAGCGCGTGCACTGGGCCACGGCGGGCTTGGTGTAGGGCAGCAGCGGTATCCAGTACACGTGCAGGTAGCGGCTAAACACGCTCAGCCGCATAGCCCGGGGCGTGGTGCAGGCCGGACAAGCCAACTCGGGCTCAGCTCCCACCGTGCGCACGAGGGAGCCATTGGTACCGTAGATAATCATCAGGCGGGAAGAAGTGAAAGCAGGGGCAATTAACCGGCTGGCGGAAGCGCAAAGGTAACAGCGCACCGAGCTTTCCGGCGCCTAACTCGCCAGCCGCGCTGCCAGTCAGCACCGGCGGTGGCCACCTGGTTCTTTGGATTGTATAGCAACCCGTTTGAATCGTTTTTTTATTCCACCCCGGCCGGCCTGACCTTTACCCAAGCAATATGATACTCCGTAAGCCCTTGTACCATTGAGCAATAACACAACGCTATGAGCTACCAAGAACAACCGCTGCCCGCGCCGCAGGGCGCTACGCAAGCCCCGGCCGCCAATTTCACCGGCCTTGCCTGGGTTAAAATGCTGGTCGGGGCCGGCAACCCGACCGACTGCACCGTGGGCGAAGTAACCTTCGAGGCCGGGGCCCGCAACAACTGGCACTCCCACCCCAGCGGCCAGATTCTGGTCGTGACGGCCGGGGCGGGCTACTACCAGGAGCAGGGCCAGCCGGCCCGCCTGCTCCACCCCGGCGAGGCAGTGAGCATTGCCCCCGGCGTGGTGCACTGGCACGGGGCCACGGCCAGCAGCCGCTTTACCCACCTGGCCATCAACCCCGGCATTAGTCAGGGCGTGGCCACCTGGGGCGCCCCGGTTACCGAGGCCGAATACCAGGCCGCTCACGCATAAGCGGCCCTGGTGGCTTAATTACTGGGTTTACAGCCACTACTAAACTTCTTCTCATGCAAACCAAAGTACTTCCCCTCCTCATTCTCATGCTGGCGGCCGGCCTGCTGACGTTGCTGGCCAACGGCCGCGCCGCGGCGCAAGTCCCGTCGAGCGGTCAGCTGGTGCGGCTAGCCAAGCTCGAAATTCATCCGGCCGAATTGGAACGCTACCGAGCTGCCCTGAAAGAGGAAATCGAGAATTCTCTACGGCTGGAGCCCGGGGTGCTGACGCTCTACGCCGTAGCAGAAAAGGCTAACCCAACCCGAATTACCATTCTGGAAATATACGCCAGCCACGAGGCCTACCAAGCGCATCTGCTGACCCCGCATTTTCGGAAGTACAAGAACGGGACCCAGGCAATGGTGAAGTCCCTGGAGCTGGTCGAAACCGACCCTTTAGTGCCTGCCGTGCAGGTGAAGCAGTAGCAACATTCGCTCTCCGCCGGAGCCCCCGATTTTCCTACCCCGCTTTTGCCCAGTAGTACGCCCTACAGCATATGAAAACCCAACCCCGAAGCATTTTCGAGCGGGAGCTGGCCGGCGAGGTCATTTCCCTCGACGACCCGGAATACCCGCTGATTTACGCCATCATCCGCAAGGCCATCCGGCTTACCTCCGAGCTAAATGCCCTGACGGTGGAAAGCAACGAGCAAGTCAACCGCGTGTTCAGCGAGCTGATCAACAAGCCCGTGGACGAGACCTTCTTCTTTATTCCGCCCTTTTACACCGACTTCGGCCACAACATCCGCATTGGCCGCCACGTCTTCGTCAACCACGCCTGCACCTTCATGGACCGGGGCGGCATCACGCTGGAAGACAATGTGCTGGTAGGCCCCAAGGTGAACCTGATTACCACCAACCACCCCACCGAGCCCGGGCAGCGGCGCAGCACTATTTCTTTGCCCATCGTGCTCAAGCAAGGGGCTTGGCTCGGGGCCAACGTGACGGTGATGCCGGGCGTGACCATCGGCGAAAACGCCATTGTGGGGGCCGGGGCCGTTGTCACCAAAGACGTGGCGGCCAATACCATTGTGGCCGGCGTCCCGGCCCGGGTGGTCAAGCACTTATGATTGTCGGCATCCCGGCGGCTTCTTTTCACTTTTTATCCTTTCGCCATGAAGCGTATTGCACTGGCTGCGGCCACCCTGGCCGTGGGCTTGGGCCTGGCCAATTTTGCCCAGCCTACGTCCCAATCGTCGGCTCCACCCCAGGCCGCCCCGGCGGCCGGCTCCATCTTTCCGAAGGGGGAGCGGGGCCCGGCCCAGACTTTTACCGGCACGGTGTACGTCTACCCCCTGGTCCGAGACGAGCCGGCCTTTAACTGCGTGAGCAGTAGCGTCACGTTCGAGCCCGGAGCCCGCTCCCACTGGCATACCCACCCGGCCGGCCAGATTCTGATGGTCACGGCCGGGGTGGGCTACTACCAGGAAAAAGGCCAGCCCATCCGGCTCCTGCGGCAGGGCGACGTGGTGAAGGCCCAGCCCGGCGTAGACCATTGGCACGGCGCCTCGCCCCAGCAGAGCCTAACTCATATTGCCCTCAACGTCAACACCGAAAAGGGCGTGGTGAGCTGGGGCCGGGCCGTCACCGAGCAGGAATACAACAGCTATAAGTGGCGCGGCGGCAACAACCCGCACTGGGCGGGGCGCCATTTTCTTCCCGACGAAAATGAAACCCCAGCTCCCGGCAGCTGTTATAGGCTCTCACCAACGGCGCCGGCTGACCCAGGCGCCACGCTACCCGATGCCTGACGCCCGAATTGCCCCTTCCACCGCAACGTATCCGGCCGTCCACGACGTAGACCTGGTAACCATGCGGGAAGCCCGCTGCGGCATGGGCAACTTCAACCGCCACGACCTGTTCAAGGTGGTGCTGGTGATGGAAGGCGCCAACGAGCTGCACTACGCCACCCGCAGCTTCGTTATTGACCGGCCCGCGCTGGTGTTTACCAACCGCCTGATTCCCTACGCCTGGGAAACCATCGGGCAGGCCGAGCAGCAGGGCCACATCTGCTGCTTTTCCGAGGCCTTCCTGCACTCGGCCATGCGGGGCGTGAGCCTCAAAGACACGGTGCTCTACAAAGCCGACGGCAACCCAGTGTACTTTCTCGACGCCGAGCAGCTGCGCTACTTCACCGACGCCTTCACCCGCATGCGCCGCGACCTGGCCTCGGACTACGCCCACCGGGATGATTTGCTGCGCAACCAGCTCTCCATTATTATCCACGAAGCGGCCCGCCTGCAGCCGGCCTCGGCCCAGCACGCCCCGGCCAATGCCGCCGAGCGGATTACCTCCCTGTTTATGAACCTGCTGGAAGTGCAGTTTCCCGTGACGGCCCAGGGGCGGGAGCCGGTGCTCAAAAGCCCCGGCGACTACGCCGACCGCCTGGCCGTGCACGTCAACCACCTCAACGCCATGGTGCGGGAAGTAACCGGCAAACCGACCTCGGCCCACATCAACGAGCGGCTCGTAACCGAGGCCAAGCTGCTGCTGGCCCACACCGCCTGGAGCGTGAGTGACATTGCCTATAGCCTGGGCTTCGAGTACCCGACCTACTTCAACAGCTTCTTTAAAAAGCATACTGCCGCCACCCCGCTGACCTTCCGCCGCACGGCCGTCGTGGCCGTATAAGCCCGCTATGAAAAGACCCCACGTAATTTGCCACATGATGTCGTCGGTGGACGGCAAAATCCTGTCGAGCAACTGGCAGGACGACGATATCTACGACACCTTTGCCGGCTACTTCGAGCAGTACCACGCCACGTTTACCAGCCAGGCCTGGATGTGCGGGCGCATTACCATGGAGCGGGATTTTACGGGCGGCGTGCAGCCCGCCCCGCAGGCTCCACCCCAGCCCCTGGCCCGGGAGCCGTTTATCGGCAATAAAGACGCTACCTCCTTTGCCGTGGCCGTGGATGCCCGCGGCAAGCTGGGCTGGGACTCGAACGAAACCGGCGGCGACCATATCATCGAGGTGCTGACCGAGCAGGTAAGCGACGACTACCTCTACTACCTGCAGCAAAAGCAGATTTCCTACCTGTTTGCCGGAAAAACGGAAGTCGATTTTGCCGCCGTGCTGGAGCAGCTGGCCGCCCTGTTTCCCATCGAGACGCTGATGCTCGAAGGCGGCGGCCACCTCAACGGCTCCTTGCTCAACGCCGGCCTCATCGACGAGCTCAGCCTGCTCGTGCTGCCCCTGGCCGACGGCACGCCCAAGTCGCCCACCACCTTTGAAGTCAGCGAGTACCTGACCAAGGGCCCCGCCACCCGCCTGCGCCTCACCCAGGTACAGCCGCTCGACAACGACGTGGTGTGGCTCAAGTACCGCTTCGACCATTAAGTACGTTGCTTCGGGGTATAAATTACCTGCGAACAGTAGGCCGTCATGCTGAGCCTGTCGAAGCATCTCTCCCGCATTGGTAATCAAATTTTACCCTTGCAACGAAACAGTAGAGATGCTTCGACAGGCTCAGCATGACAGACGATTTTTTGCCTACTGCCCGCCGTCTTCCGCCGGCGGATTCTGTGAAATGTGTACTACTGCCTTCGCAAGGGCTATAAGCCAGTGCGGCGGGGAGTTCTACTTTTGCCATCAATTCCTCATTCTGCTCAACCAAACCTCCTCATGATCGAAACGAAAGCCTACGCGGCCCAAACGCCCGACACCGACCTCGCCCCCTGGACCTTCGAGCGCCGCGACGTCGGGCCGCACGACGTGCAGATCGAAATTGCCTTCTGCGGCGTGTGCCACTCCGATTTGCACCAGATCCGCAACGAATGGTTTCCCGGCATCTTCCCCATGGTGCCTGGTCACGAAATCGTGGGCCGCATCACCAAAGTCGGCGAGCATGTCAAGAAATTCGCCGCCGGTCAGCTCGCCGGCGTGGGCTGCATGGTCGACTCCTGCCAGGTGTGCTACAACTGCAAGGACGGCCTGGAGCAGTACTGCGTGGAAGGCAACACCCAGACTTACAACAACCTCGGCCGGGACGGGGTGCCGACCTACGGTGGCTACTCCAACACCATCGTGGTGCGCGAGGAGTTCGTGGTCAGCGTGTCCGACAAGCTCGACCTGGCCGCCGTGGCCCCGCTGCTCTGCGCCGGTATTACCACCTACTCGCCCCTGAAGTACTGGAACGTGGGCAAGGGCCATAAGCTGGCCGTGGTCGGCCTGGGCGGCCTGGGTCACATGGGCGTCAAGTTCGGCGTGGCCTTCGGGGCCGATGTGACCGTGCTCAGCACCTCGCCTTCCAAGGAGGCCGACGCCAAAGCCCTCGGCGCCCACCACTTCGTGGTGACTTCCGACGCGGAGCAGCTCAAGGCCGTGCAGGGCTCGTTCGACTATATCCTCGACACCGTGGCCGCCGACCACGACGTGCCCATGTACCTGTCGTTGCTCAAGACCAGCGGCACCCACATTCTGGTGGGCGCCCCGCCCAAGCCCCTGGAAATTCCGGCCTTCGCCCTGATTCCGGGCCGCAAGAGCGTGTCGGGCTCCACCATCGGCGGCATTGCCGAAACCCAGGAAATGCTGGACTTCTGCGCCGAGCATAACATCGTGTCCGACATCGAGCTGATTGACATTAAGGACATCAACCAGGCCTACGAGCGGATGGTGAAAGGCGACGTGCGCTACCGCTTCGTCATCGACATAGCCAGTCTGTAAGCTCGCAGCTTGCCAACAAAGCCGGCTCCCGGCCCTCCGGCCCGTTGCGTACGGGTGGGAAGCGGGAGCCGGCTTTGTTGCGTCCCGCCGATTCGGGCTGACGCCAGTGCCGGGGACGGGTAAACTTCGTACCACGCCAACCATTCGGGCCGGGCGTGGTTTGGGGCTAGTCGGGCTTTCGTACTTTGCCCCTGAGTTAGCCTTCCCCAGAGCATGTATTCGTTTTCCAGCAAGCCCCTTATTCCGGTTTATACGTCCGAGCACAACGGCCTTACCGGCGGCAAAGGCAGCCAGCCCTTCACCATCGTGCAGTCGGAAGGGGCGCTGGTGTACGAGGAGGATTTGCTGATTCCCCACCGCAAGGCCTATTACCTGCTCGTGTTTGTGCAGCAGAACCAGGGCCGGCACTGGGTGGACATGACTTCCTACGAGCGCAAAAACCGCACGCTCTACTTCACGGCTCCCCACCAGATTCTGGTGAAAGAAGCGCCCACGCCGTTCTGGGGCACCTACCTGACTTTCACCCCCGAGTTTCTGAGCTTGCAGCAGCACGCGGCCCTGCGGGAGCTGCCCCTGATTCAGAACCCCCACCACGGCCACGAACTGCTGCTCTCCGACGCCGACTGGGCCTTCGCCGAAGACCTGCTGGCCAAGCTGGCCGCCGAGTACCAGCGCCCCGGCGAGTGGCAGCACCGCATGCTCACGGCCTACCTGACGGTGCTGCTCACCTACCTGAGCCGGCTCTACACCGAGCAGTTTACCGGCGGCGAGCTGACGGCCGACCAGCTGCTGCTGCGCACCTACCGGGCCCGGATTGAGGAAAGCTTCCGCGAATTGCACGAGGTCAGCGCCTACGCCGAGCGGCTCCACATTTCGGCCGGGCACCTGAGCGAGGTCGTCAAGGCCCAGAGCGGGCGGCCGGCCAGCAAGCACATTCACGAGCGGCTGGTGCTCGAGGCCCGCCGCCTGCTGTTTTACACGTCCCTCTCGCTCAAGGAAATTGCCTTCGACCTGGGCTTTTCCGACGCTTCCTACTTCAACCGCTTCTTCAAGCGCGAAGTGGGCGTGACCCCGGCCGAGTACCGCAGCAGCATCCGCGAAATGTACCAGTAATACCGCGGAATGGGTGCCAGCCGCGCCCCGGCGGCCCGGTAGTTTTGTGCTGTTCATTCAGTACTCTATTTACCAGCCCCATGAAAACCGCTCTGATTACCGGCGCCAACAAAAGCATCGGCTTCGAAACCGCCCGCCAGCTGCTCCAGCTCGGCTACCACGTGTACCTGGGCAGCCGCGACCTGCAAAAAGGCCAGCAGGCCGCCGACCAACTGCAAGCCGAAGGCCACGCCGCGGTGACGGCCCTGCAAATTGACGTCACCGACCCCGCCTCCATTGCCGCTGCCCGCACCGAGCTGGGCCAGCACACCCGCGTCCTGGACGTACTCATCAACAACGCCGGCATCAGTGGGGGCATGCCCCAGCCGACCCTGACCACCGCCGTCAGCGTGGTGAAGGAGGTGTTCGAAACCAACGTGTTTGGGGTTATGGAAGTCACCCAGGCCTTTCTGGACTTGCTGCGCGAGTCGGCCGCGCCCCGCATCGTCAACGTCACCTCGGGCCTGGGCTCCCTGACCCTGCACACCGACCCGACCTGGAAGTATTACCCGGTAAAGGGCGCGGCCTACATGCCTTCAAAAGCGGCCCTGAACGCCTACACCATCATGCTGGCCTACGAGCTGCGCGACACCAGCTTCAAGGTCAACGCCGTGGACCCGGGCTACACCGCCACCGACTTCAACCACCACAGCGGCCCGGGCTCGGTGCCGGATGCTGCCGCCCGCGTGGTAAAGGCCGCCCTGCTGGGTCCCGACGGCCCCACCAGCCAGTTTTTCAGCGACGACAACGCCCCCGAAACCGGCATCAGCCCCTGGTAAAACCGCCCAGTGCATGTGACTAAGGAAATGCCCGGGCCGGCCGGGCATTTCTGCTTGTACACCCTTCCTCCGTAACCCAAGCAATGAACAACATCCAACTCCCGCCAAAAAACCCGGCCGGCGGCACCGGCCGGCTCCGTGCGGCCCACGTCGGCCTGCGCACCCCCGACTACGCGGCCACCCTGCGCTGGTACACCCAGAAGCTGGGCTTTCGAATTCTCAAGGAGTGGACCGTGGGGGCGCTGC
Proteins encoded in this region:
- a CDS encoding VIT1/CCC1 transporter family protein, with product MASHVHPHPHPEDHLTSSAMLQDIVIGLSDGLTVPFALAAGLSGAVQSSALVITAGLAEIVAGSIAMGLGGYLAGRTEVDHYAAELAREYREVREVPEVERAEVRDLLAEIGLSETTRELAVRELTADPEQWVKFMMKYELGLEKPDPRQAPKSAATISLAYAAGGLIPLSAYFFTATPTEGLLWSAVITLVCLLLFGYLKSRLTGQPPLTGALKMAGIGALAAGAAFFVARQFSE
- a CDS encoding MOSC domain-containing protein — encoded protein: MAFPFFGDDKSKIAQMLATLPQQGRVEWIGIRPVRREPLVSVPEVEVLTDARLQGDHARVKTGGKRQVTLVQHEHLMAVAGFLGQPTPVDPGRLRRNLVVSGLNLLALKNRRVQFGEEVILEITGECHPCSRMEEELGPGGYNAMRGHGGLTARIIRGGLLRVGDAVLVLPAEAPAADQ
- a CDS encoding TetR/AcrR family transcriptional regulator → MTEKRDDKRNQILQAAAQCFSRFGYDKTTLQDIGDAARLNKASLYYYYKNKEDLFIQVVLREAERYLSALQEQVQPLTRATDKILAYLTGRLDYYRLVLNLHQLSIESLQRLEPMFDDVYQAVREQELAFLGELLREGVADREFLKLQPERAADALLAVADGLKHEAVQRSRTRFAHEVDYGPVQEKMTYTLTLLLNGLRK
- a CDS encoding sulfurtransferase, yielding MQPLISAPELRQRQASETLVLLDARSGPEARARYQAAHLPGALFVDLEQDLARPTADAAQGGRHPLPPVKDFAHLLGCLGITPETPVVVYDDKSGANAAARTWWMLRSAGHAAVQVLDGGLPAALAAGFEPTAAAEQANPVAPYPVTGWQLPLAPTDKVREASETGSALIIDVREAPRYRGETEPIDLVAGHIPGAVNVPFAGNLDEAGRYLPAAELRQKYEQVLSARTPEQVIVHCGSGVTACHTLLAFDQAGLPIPRLYVGSWSEWSRNDFPQATGEE
- a CDS encoding DUF2490 domain-containing protein, encoding MNKALCVVAALGGLVSHHTARAQTPGTWGNWYIGTLVLPGSVEKKWGGYVEVQARSNGLFRQYFYNELKGGLSYDLDKNFTVLLGGGRYGTFAAPGPINVEKRLWQQLVINQFLSRLKLEHRYRIEQRWLTYKAEDSTAFRQRLRYRLNAFLPLNKRTITDHTAFLSVYDEIFLNPKGPVFERNRVYAGLGYQFSAHLNLQLGWLRQANYSQPRLQQGQLTPLSTSAKNNLVLSVMYKLAHRASTPRPESVPSQPD
- a CDS encoding cupin domain-containing protein; protein product: MSYQEQPLPAPQGATQAPAANFTGLAWVKMLVGAGNPTDCTVGEVTFEAGARNNWHSHPSGQILVVTAGAGYYQEQGQPARLLHPGEAVSIAPGVVHWHGATASSRFTHLAINPGISQGVATWGAPVTEAEYQAAHA
- a CDS encoding putative quinol monooxygenase, translating into MQTKVLPLLILMLAAGLLTLLANGRAAAQVPSSGQLVRLAKLEIHPAELERYRAALKEEIENSLRLEPGVLTLYAVAEKANPTRITILEIYASHEAYQAHLLTPHFRKYKNGTQAMVKSLELVETDPLVPAVQVKQ
- a CDS encoding sugar O-acetyltransferase — translated: MKTQPRSIFERELAGEVISLDDPEYPLIYAIIRKAIRLTSELNALTVESNEQVNRVFSELINKPVDETFFFIPPFYTDFGHNIRIGRHVFVNHACTFMDRGGITLEDNVLVGPKVNLITTNHPTEPGQRRSTISLPIVLKQGAWLGANVTVMPGVTIGENAIVGAGAVVTKDVAANTIVAGVPARVVKHL
- a CDS encoding (R)-mandelonitrile lyase, producing the protein MKRIALAAATLAVGLGLANFAQPTSQSSAPPQAAPAAGSIFPKGERGPAQTFTGTVYVYPLVRDEPAFNCVSSSVTFEPGARSHWHTHPAGQILMVTAGVGYYQEKGQPIRLLRQGDVVKAQPGVDHWHGASPQQSLTHIALNVNTEKGVVSWGRAVTEQEYNSYKWRGGNNPHWAGRHFLPDENETPAPGSCYRLSPTAPADPGATLPDA
- a CDS encoding helix-turn-helix domain-containing protein, giving the protein MPDARIAPSTATYPAVHDVDLVTMREARCGMGNFNRHDLFKVVLVMEGANELHYATRSFVIDRPALVFTNRLIPYAWETIGQAEQQGHICCFSEAFLHSAMRGVSLKDTVLYKADGNPVYFLDAEQLRYFTDAFTRMRRDLASDYAHRDDLLRNQLSIIIHEAARLQPASAQHAPANAAERITSLFMNLLEVQFPVTAQGREPVLKSPGDYADRLAVHVNHLNAMVREVTGKPTSAHINERLVTEAKLLLAHTAWSVSDIAYSLGFEYPTYFNSFFKKHTAATPLTFRRTAVVAV
- a CDS encoding RibD family protein: MKRPHVICHMMSSVDGKILSSNWQDDDIYDTFAGYFEQYHATFTSQAWMCGRITMERDFTGGVQPAPQAPPQPLAREPFIGNKDATSFAVAVDARGKLGWDSNETGGDHIIEVLTEQVSDDYLYYLQQKQISYLFAGKTEVDFAAVLEQLAALFPIETLMLEGGGHLNGSLLNAGLIDELSLLVLPLADGTPKSPTTFEVSEYLTKGPATRLRLTQVQPLDNDVVWLKYRFDH
- a CDS encoding NAD(P)-dependent alcohol dehydrogenase is translated as MIETKAYAAQTPDTDLAPWTFERRDVGPHDVQIEIAFCGVCHSDLHQIRNEWFPGIFPMVPGHEIVGRITKVGEHVKKFAAGQLAGVGCMVDSCQVCYNCKDGLEQYCVEGNTQTYNNLGRDGVPTYGGYSNTIVVREEFVVSVSDKLDLAAVAPLLCAGITTYSPLKYWNVGKGHKLAVVGLGGLGHMGVKFGVAFGADVTVLSTSPSKEADAKALGAHHFVVTSDAEQLKAVQGSFDYILDTVAADHDVPMYLSLLKTSGTHILVGAPPKPLEIPAFALIPGRKSVSGSTIGGIAETQEMLDFCAEHNIVSDIELIDIKDINQAYERMVKGDVRYRFVIDIASL